In the genome of Nerophis lumbriciformis linkage group LG32, RoL_Nlum_v2.1, whole genome shotgun sequence, one region contains:
- the rfx3 gene encoding transcription factor RFX3 isoform X1 — protein MQTPEAGADSTSTVPIQTSVPVQPAGSTQQLPVQQQTQTVQQVQHVYPAQVQYVEENGSVYTNGNIRTYSYSEPQLYSQNSGGSYFDTQGSSSQVSTVVTSHGMASNGGGGSGGMSMGLTGGQVISGGSGAYLMDNAGAHPATQTARASPATIEMAIETLQKSEGLSSQRSSLLNSHLQWLLDNYETAEGVSLPRSTLYNHYLRHCQEQKLDPVNAASFGKLIRSIFMGLRTRRLGTRGNSKYHYYGIRVKPDSPLNRLQEDMQYMALRQQPVQQKQRFKPVQKFDTSPAENYSGGGLNQPGAAEQTIIAQSQHHQQFLDASRALPDFVELDLGQSNAENISPEDVKALQSLYREHCEAILDVVVNLQFSLIEKLWQTFWRYTPPDSVEGTTVTENSSISEIEARLPQSQLLALCRNEVVLKWMSTCDHLMYQALVEILIPDVLRPIPSALTQAIRNFAKSLESWLNNAMNAIPQRMIQSKVAAVSAFAQTLRRYTSLNHLAQAARAVLQNTSQINQMLSDLNRVDFANVQEQASWVCQCEEGMVQHLEQDFKATLQQQSSLEQWAAWLDNVVTQVLKPYEQRPSFPKAARQFLLKWSFYSSMVIRDLTLRSAASFGSFHLIRLLYDEYMFYLVEHRVAQATGETPIGVMGEFDSLNNLTLSNMDKDETSGLDSDLDDESEESGEPLAKREKSEHEVIQVIQVGALDDGSHPVVGVVQPGVLHSLPLPPQDHSEHILTPSAGTPTIRHCSATGNTYASV, from the exons ACGAACCTACTCGTACTCGGAGCCACAGCTGTACAGCCAGAACAGTGGGGGAAGCTACTTTGACACGCAAGGGAGCTCGTCTCAAGTGTCCACGGTGGTAACCTCCCACGGCATGGCCAGCAACGGCGGAGGGGGCAGCGGAGGCATGAGCATGGGCCTGACCGGGGGTCAGGTTATCAGCGGCGGCTCCGGGGCCTACCTCATGGACAACGCCGGAGCCCACCCTGCCACCCAGACTGCACGGGCATCCCCGGCTACT ATTGAAATGGCGATTGAGACGCTCCAAAAATCTGAGGGTTTATCCAGTCAGAGAAGCTCGCTACTCAACAGCCAT CTGCAGTGGCTGCTGGACAACTACGAAACAGCAGAGGGTGTGAGTCTACCGCGATCCACCCTCTACAATCACTATCTGCGCCACTGCCAGGAGCAAAAACTGGACCCGGTGAACGCAGCCTCCTTTGGCAAACTCATCCGCTCCATCTTCATGGGACTCCGTACAAGACGCCTCGGGACAAG GGGGAACTCCAAATATCACTACTACGGAATACGTGTCAAGCCTGATTCGCCGCTCAACAGACTCCAGGAGGACATGCAGTATATGGCCCTCAGACAGCAGCCGGTCCAGCAGAAACAGAG ATTCAAGCCAGTGCAGAAGTTTGACACCAGTCCGGCAGAGAACTACTCAGGTGGGGGTCTTAACCAGCCGGGTGCAGCTGAGCAGACGATTATCGCACAGAGTCAGCACCACCAGCAGTTCTTAG aTGCATCGCGGGCTCTGCCTGATTTTGTGGAGCTGGACTTGGGGCAGAGTAACGCAGAGAACATCAGCCCGGAGGACGTGAAAGCTCTCCAGTCACTTTACAGGGAGCACTGTGAG GCCATCCTGGACGTGGTGGTCAACCTCCAGTTTAGTCTCATCGAGAAGCTCTGGCAAACATTCTGGCGTTACACTCCGCCCGACTCTGTAGAGGGCACCACTGTAACAGAAAACAG CAGCATAAGCGAGATCGAAGCCCGACTCCCACAGTCGCAGCTGCTGGCGCTGTGCCGGAACGAGGTGGTGCTCAAGTGGATGAGCACCTGCGACCATCTTATGTACCAGGCCCTTGTGGAGATCCTCATCCCGGATGTCCTGAGACCCATTCCCA GTGCCTTGACTCAAGCCATTCGCAATTTTGCCAAAAGCCTGGAAAGTTGGCTCAATAATGCCATGAACGCAATCCCGCAAAGGATGATCCAGTCCAAG GTTGCTGCTGTTAGTGCCTTTGCGCAAACACTCCGCAGATACACGTCTCTGAACCACCTGGCTCAGGCGGCCCGTGCAGTTTTGCAGAACACGTCGCAGATCAACCAGATGCTGAGCGACCTCAACCGCGTCGACTTCGCCAACGTGCAG GAGCAGGCGTCGTGGGTGTGCCAGTGCGAGGAAGGCATGGTTCAGCACTTGGAGCAGGACTTCAAGGCAACGCTACAGCAGCAAAGCTCTCTGGAGCAGTGGGCAGCCTGGCTGGATAACGTGGTCACTCAGGTGCTGAAGCCTTATGAGCAGCGGCCCAGCTTCCCAAAGGCGGCACGGCAGTTCCTACTCAAGTGGTCCTTTTACAG CTCTATGGTGATCCGGGACCTGACCCTGCGCAGCGCTGCCAGCTTCGGTTCTTTTCACCTGATCCGCCTGCTCTACGACGAGTACATGTTCTACCTGGTGGAGCACCGCGTGGCCCAGGCGACCGGAGAGACGCCCATTGGTGTCATGGGCGAG TTCgacagcctcaacaacctgacgCTGTCCAACATGGATAAAG ATGAAACAAGCGGACTGGATAGCGATTTGGACGACGAGTCGGAAGAGTCCGGGGAGCCTCTTGCCAAACGCGAGAAGTCTGAACACGAGGTGATCCAAGTCATTCAGGTCGGCGCCCTCGACGACGGATCGCACCCTGTGGTGGGCGTGGTCCAGCCGGGCGTCCTCCACTCGCTGCCACTGCCCCCCCAAGACCACAGCGAGCACATCCTAACCCCCTCGGCCGGTACCCCGACCATACGCCACTGCAGCGCCACGGGCAACACCTACGCCTCGGTTTGA
- the rfx3 gene encoding transcription factor RFX3 isoform X2, which produces MQTPEAGADSTSTVPIQTSVPVQPAGSTQQLPVQQQTQTVQQVQHVYPAQVQYVEENGSVYTNGNIRTYSYSEPQLYSQNSGGSYFDTQGSSSQVSTVVTSHGMASNGGGGSGGMSMGLTGGQVISGGSGAYLMDNAGAHPATQTARASPATIEMAIETLQKSEGLSSQRSSLLNSHLQWLLDNYETAEGVSLPRSTLYNHYLRHCQEQKLDPVNAASFGKLIRSIFMGLRTRRLGTRGNSKYHYYGIRVKPDSPLNRLQEDMQYMALRQQPVQQKQRFKPVQKFDTSPAENYSATDLTVVMATDASRALPDFVELDLGQSNAENISPEDVKALQSLYREHCEAILDVVVNLQFSLIEKLWQTFWRYTPPDSVEGTTVTENSSISEIEARLPQSQLLALCRNEVVLKWMSTCDHLMYQALVEILIPDVLRPIPSALTQAIRNFAKSLESWLNNAMNAIPQRMIQSKVAAVSAFAQTLRRYTSLNHLAQAARAVLQNTSQINQMLSDLNRVDFANVQEQASWVCQCEEGMVQHLEQDFKATLQQQSSLEQWAAWLDNVVTQVLKPYEQRPSFPKAARQFLLKWSFYSSMVIRDLTLRSAASFGSFHLIRLLYDEYMFYLVEHRVAQATGETPIGVMGEFDSLNNLTLSNMDKDETSGLDSDLDDESEESGEPLAKREKSEHEVIQVIQVGALDDGSHPVVGVVQPGVLHSLPLPPQDHSEHILTPSAGTPTIRHCSATGNTYASV; this is translated from the exons ACGAACCTACTCGTACTCGGAGCCACAGCTGTACAGCCAGAACAGTGGGGGAAGCTACTTTGACACGCAAGGGAGCTCGTCTCAAGTGTCCACGGTGGTAACCTCCCACGGCATGGCCAGCAACGGCGGAGGGGGCAGCGGAGGCATGAGCATGGGCCTGACCGGGGGTCAGGTTATCAGCGGCGGCTCCGGGGCCTACCTCATGGACAACGCCGGAGCCCACCCTGCCACCCAGACTGCACGGGCATCCCCGGCTACT ATTGAAATGGCGATTGAGACGCTCCAAAAATCTGAGGGTTTATCCAGTCAGAGAAGCTCGCTACTCAACAGCCAT CTGCAGTGGCTGCTGGACAACTACGAAACAGCAGAGGGTGTGAGTCTACCGCGATCCACCCTCTACAATCACTATCTGCGCCACTGCCAGGAGCAAAAACTGGACCCGGTGAACGCAGCCTCCTTTGGCAAACTCATCCGCTCCATCTTCATGGGACTCCGTACAAGACGCCTCGGGACAAG GGGGAACTCCAAATATCACTACTACGGAATACGTGTCAAGCCTGATTCGCCGCTCAACAGACTCCAGGAGGACATGCAGTATATGGCCCTCAGACAGCAGCCGGTCCAGCAGAAACAGAG ATTCAAGCCAGTGCAGAAGTTTGACACCAGTCCGGCAGAGAACTACTCAG CAACCGATTTAActgtcgtcatggcaacagaTGCATCGCGGGCTCTGCCTGATTTTGTGGAGCTGGACTTGGGGCAGAGTAACGCAGAGAACATCAGCCCGGAGGACGTGAAAGCTCTCCAGTCACTTTACAGGGAGCACTGTGAG GCCATCCTGGACGTGGTGGTCAACCTCCAGTTTAGTCTCATCGAGAAGCTCTGGCAAACATTCTGGCGTTACACTCCGCCCGACTCTGTAGAGGGCACCACTGTAACAGAAAACAG CAGCATAAGCGAGATCGAAGCCCGACTCCCACAGTCGCAGCTGCTGGCGCTGTGCCGGAACGAGGTGGTGCTCAAGTGGATGAGCACCTGCGACCATCTTATGTACCAGGCCCTTGTGGAGATCCTCATCCCGGATGTCCTGAGACCCATTCCCA GTGCCTTGACTCAAGCCATTCGCAATTTTGCCAAAAGCCTGGAAAGTTGGCTCAATAATGCCATGAACGCAATCCCGCAAAGGATGATCCAGTCCAAG GTTGCTGCTGTTAGTGCCTTTGCGCAAACACTCCGCAGATACACGTCTCTGAACCACCTGGCTCAGGCGGCCCGTGCAGTTTTGCAGAACACGTCGCAGATCAACCAGATGCTGAGCGACCTCAACCGCGTCGACTTCGCCAACGTGCAG GAGCAGGCGTCGTGGGTGTGCCAGTGCGAGGAAGGCATGGTTCAGCACTTGGAGCAGGACTTCAAGGCAACGCTACAGCAGCAAAGCTCTCTGGAGCAGTGGGCAGCCTGGCTGGATAACGTGGTCACTCAGGTGCTGAAGCCTTATGAGCAGCGGCCCAGCTTCCCAAAGGCGGCACGGCAGTTCCTACTCAAGTGGTCCTTTTACAG CTCTATGGTGATCCGGGACCTGACCCTGCGCAGCGCTGCCAGCTTCGGTTCTTTTCACCTGATCCGCCTGCTCTACGACGAGTACATGTTCTACCTGGTGGAGCACCGCGTGGCCCAGGCGACCGGAGAGACGCCCATTGGTGTCATGGGCGAG TTCgacagcctcaacaacctgacgCTGTCCAACATGGATAAAG ATGAAACAAGCGGACTGGATAGCGATTTGGACGACGAGTCGGAAGAGTCCGGGGAGCCTCTTGCCAAACGCGAGAAGTCTGAACACGAGGTGATCCAAGTCATTCAGGTCGGCGCCCTCGACGACGGATCGCACCCTGTGGTGGGCGTGGTCCAGCCGGGCGTCCTCCACTCGCTGCCACTGCCCCCCCAAGACCACAGCGAGCACATCCTAACCCCCTCGGCCGGTACCCCGACCATACGCCACTGCAGCGCCACGGGCAACACCTACGCCTCGGTTTGA
- the rfx3 gene encoding transcription factor RFX3 isoform X3, with protein MQTPEAGADSTSTVPIQTSVPVQPAGSTQQLPVQQQTQTVQQVQHVYPAQVQYVEENGSVYTNGNIRTYSYSEPQLYSQNSGGSYFDTQGSSSQVSTVVTSHGMASNGGGGSGGMSMGLTGGQVISGGSGAYLMDNAGAHPATQTARASPATLQWLLDNYETAEGVSLPRSTLYNHYLRHCQEQKLDPVNAASFGKLIRSIFMGLRTRRLGTRGNSKYHYYGIRVKPDSPLNRLQEDMQYMALRQQPVQQKQRFKPVQKFDTSPAENYSGGGLNQPGAAEQTIIAQSQHHQQFLDASRALPDFVELDLGQSNAENISPEDVKALQSLYREHCEAILDVVVNLQFSLIEKLWQTFWRYTPPDSVEGTTVTENSSISEIEARLPQSQLLALCRNEVVLKWMSTCDHLMYQALVEILIPDVLRPIPSALTQAIRNFAKSLESWLNNAMNAIPQRMIQSKVAAVSAFAQTLRRYTSLNHLAQAARAVLQNTSQINQMLSDLNRVDFANVQEQASWVCQCEEGMVQHLEQDFKATLQQQSSLEQWAAWLDNVVTQVLKPYEQRPSFPKAARQFLLKWSFYSSMVIRDLTLRSAASFGSFHLIRLLYDEYMFYLVEHRVAQATGETPIGVMGEFDSLNNLTLSNMDKDETSGLDSDLDDESEESGEPLAKREKSEHEVIQVIQVGALDDGSHPVVGVVQPGVLHSLPLPPQDHSEHILTPSAGTPTIRHCSATGNTYASV; from the exons ACGAACCTACTCGTACTCGGAGCCACAGCTGTACAGCCAGAACAGTGGGGGAAGCTACTTTGACACGCAAGGGAGCTCGTCTCAAGTGTCCACGGTGGTAACCTCCCACGGCATGGCCAGCAACGGCGGAGGGGGCAGCGGAGGCATGAGCATGGGCCTGACCGGGGGTCAGGTTATCAGCGGCGGCTCCGGGGCCTACCTCATGGACAACGCCGGAGCCCACCCTGCCACCCAGACTGCACGGGCATCCCCGGCTACT CTGCAGTGGCTGCTGGACAACTACGAAACAGCAGAGGGTGTGAGTCTACCGCGATCCACCCTCTACAATCACTATCTGCGCCACTGCCAGGAGCAAAAACTGGACCCGGTGAACGCAGCCTCCTTTGGCAAACTCATCCGCTCCATCTTCATGGGACTCCGTACAAGACGCCTCGGGACAAG GGGGAACTCCAAATATCACTACTACGGAATACGTGTCAAGCCTGATTCGCCGCTCAACAGACTCCAGGAGGACATGCAGTATATGGCCCTCAGACAGCAGCCGGTCCAGCAGAAACAGAG ATTCAAGCCAGTGCAGAAGTTTGACACCAGTCCGGCAGAGAACTACTCAGGTGGGGGTCTTAACCAGCCGGGTGCAGCTGAGCAGACGATTATCGCACAGAGTCAGCACCACCAGCAGTTCTTAG aTGCATCGCGGGCTCTGCCTGATTTTGTGGAGCTGGACTTGGGGCAGAGTAACGCAGAGAACATCAGCCCGGAGGACGTGAAAGCTCTCCAGTCACTTTACAGGGAGCACTGTGAG GCCATCCTGGACGTGGTGGTCAACCTCCAGTTTAGTCTCATCGAGAAGCTCTGGCAAACATTCTGGCGTTACACTCCGCCCGACTCTGTAGAGGGCACCACTGTAACAGAAAACAG CAGCATAAGCGAGATCGAAGCCCGACTCCCACAGTCGCAGCTGCTGGCGCTGTGCCGGAACGAGGTGGTGCTCAAGTGGATGAGCACCTGCGACCATCTTATGTACCAGGCCCTTGTGGAGATCCTCATCCCGGATGTCCTGAGACCCATTCCCA GTGCCTTGACTCAAGCCATTCGCAATTTTGCCAAAAGCCTGGAAAGTTGGCTCAATAATGCCATGAACGCAATCCCGCAAAGGATGATCCAGTCCAAG GTTGCTGCTGTTAGTGCCTTTGCGCAAACACTCCGCAGATACACGTCTCTGAACCACCTGGCTCAGGCGGCCCGTGCAGTTTTGCAGAACACGTCGCAGATCAACCAGATGCTGAGCGACCTCAACCGCGTCGACTTCGCCAACGTGCAG GAGCAGGCGTCGTGGGTGTGCCAGTGCGAGGAAGGCATGGTTCAGCACTTGGAGCAGGACTTCAAGGCAACGCTACAGCAGCAAAGCTCTCTGGAGCAGTGGGCAGCCTGGCTGGATAACGTGGTCACTCAGGTGCTGAAGCCTTATGAGCAGCGGCCCAGCTTCCCAAAGGCGGCACGGCAGTTCCTACTCAAGTGGTCCTTTTACAG CTCTATGGTGATCCGGGACCTGACCCTGCGCAGCGCTGCCAGCTTCGGTTCTTTTCACCTGATCCGCCTGCTCTACGACGAGTACATGTTCTACCTGGTGGAGCACCGCGTGGCCCAGGCGACCGGAGAGACGCCCATTGGTGTCATGGGCGAG TTCgacagcctcaacaacctgacgCTGTCCAACATGGATAAAG ATGAAACAAGCGGACTGGATAGCGATTTGGACGACGAGTCGGAAGAGTCCGGGGAGCCTCTTGCCAAACGCGAGAAGTCTGAACACGAGGTGATCCAAGTCATTCAGGTCGGCGCCCTCGACGACGGATCGCACCCTGTGGTGGGCGTGGTCCAGCCGGGCGTCCTCCACTCGCTGCCACTGCCCCCCCAAGACCACAGCGAGCACATCCTAACCCCCTCGGCCGGTACCCCGACCATACGCCACTGCAGCGCCACGGGCAACACCTACGCCTCGGTTTGA
- the smad4a gene encoding mothers against decapentaplegic homolog 4a — protein MSITNTPTSNDACLSIVHSLMCHRQGGESESFAKRAIESLVKKLKEKKDELDSLITAITTNGAHPSKCVTIQRTLDGRLQVAGRKGFPHVVYARLWRWPDLHKNELKHVKYCQYAFDLKCDNVCVNPYHYERVVSPGIDLSGLTLSSSGPLMVKDEYDYDNQQSHPSSESHLQTIQHPPSRPGPQETFSSPALLPPPEGSSSASTSAFSSISAGPSNSNPNWSRNSSFTPAVPPHQNGHLQHHTPMSHTGHYWPVGNEIAFQPPISNHPAPEYWCSIAYFEMDVQVGETFKVPSTCPIVTVDGYVDPSGGDRFCLGQLSNVHRTENIERARLHIGKGVQLECKGEGDVWVRCLSDHAVFVQSYYLDREAGRAPGDAVHKIYPSAYIKVFDLRQCHRQMQQQAATAQAAAAAQAAAVAGNIPGPGSVGGIAPAISLSAAAGIGVDDLRRLCILRMSFVKGWGPDYPRQSIKETPCWIEIHLHRALQLLDEVLHTMPIADPQPLD, from the exons ATGTCCATCACGAACACGCCCACCAGTAACGACGCTTGCCTGAGCATCGTCCACAGCCTGATGTGCCACCGACAAGGGGGGGAGAGCGAGAGCTTCGCAAAGCGAGCCATCGAGAGCCTGGTCAAGAAGCTGAAGGAGAAGAAAGACGAGCTGGATTCGCTCATCACGGCCATCACCACCAACGGGGCGCATCCCAGCAAGTGTGTAACCATACAGCGGACTTTGGATGGTCGCCTACAG GTTGCTGGTCGTAAAGGATTCCCCCATGTTGTCTATGCGCGACTGTGGCGGTGGCCCGATCTACACAAGAACGAATTAAAACACGTCAAATATTGCCAGTATGCCTTTGACCTCAAATGTGACAATGTTTGTGTCAACCCATACCACTATGAGAGAGTGGTCTCACCAGGCATCG ACCTATCAGGACTGACACTCTCAAGCTCAG GTCCTCTCATGGTGAAAGACGAGTATGACTACGACAACCAGCAGTCTCACCCCAGCTCTGAAAGCCACCTACAGACAATCCAGCATCCTCCATCCAGGCCCGGCCCACAGGAAACCTTCAGCAGCCCAGCGTTACTCCCTCCACCCGAAGGCAGCAGCTCGGCTTCCACGTCCGCCTTCTCCTCTATCAGCGCCGGACCCTCAA attccAACCCCAACTGGAGCAGAAACAGCAGCTTCACCCCTGCGGTGCCTCCGCATCAAAATGGACATCTACAGCACCATACACCCATGTCTCACACGGGACATTATT GGCCTGTTGGCAATGAAATAGCATTCCAGCCTCCTATATCCAACCACCCAG ctccagaATATTGGTGCTCAATCGCGTACTTTGAGATGGACGTCCAAGTCGGTGAGACGTTTAAGGTGCCCTCCACGTGCCCGATAGTGACCGTGGACGGCTACGTGGACCCCTCTGGAGGCGATCGCTTCTGTCTGGGTCAACTGAGCAACGTCCACAGGACGGAGAACATAGAGAGGGCCAG GCTTCATATTGGCAAAGGCGTGCAGTTGGAGTGCAAAGGTGAAGGAGACGTGTGGGTGCGCTGTTTGAGTGACCATGCAGTCTTTGTGCAGAGTTATTACCTGGACAGAGAGGCGGGACGGGCACCCGGGGACGCCGTCCACAAGATCTATCCCAGTGCTTACATCAAG GTCTTTGACCTGCGTCAGTGCCACAGGCAAATGCAGCAGCAGGCAGCCACAGCTCAAGCGGCTGCTGCGGCtcaggcagcagcggtggccgggaACATCCCCGGGCCTGGCTCCGTGGGCGGCATTGCTCCGGCCATCA GTCTGTCTGCGGCCGCAGGCATCGGCGTCGACGACCTTCGCCGGCTGTGCATCCTGCGCATGAGCTTTGTCAAGGGCTGGGGGCCCGACTACCCGCGACAAAGCATCAAAGAGACGCCCTGCTGGATCGAGATCCATCTACACCGCGCACTGCAGCTCCTGGACGAGGTCCTGCACACCATGCCCATCGCCGACCCGCAGCCTCTCGACTGA